One Plasmodium vinckei vinckei genome assembly, chromosome: PVVCY_09 genomic region harbors:
- a CDS encoding DNA-directed RNA polymerase, putative, whose product MKTNIISKSLINKFTHLHNNNGFIFFLKTKERTANYLMHIKSNSFSNISLTKKKKANVHILYNNEHSIKCDTKKKESTIDGKLDKQKDTLSLRPSEKWKNEMETTKSNKYDNEKINLTKLKKELLNEQNDISKNCLQNEIKTELEILVEKIKNLNEESKNKIINYINTLDKEHTNGIEKNIILFFENLDDYLSANGLLICDVGGDEIFNYIKNINIQMGIDKNDTSDHMNINNLFDIKWIKEKKKIIYGDNIYPIVQNGQEMENVQATPQNNSNNCNNIINMRRQILIERSSYKKAIEEAEEFVSNLHDLKKVTEIQGLCKIYLNWVNELEKKIINYKENIKKNHHKKNIFPDLIEEKLLAIITVKWTIQYTFNPLKKKYSNEVTTQSKHFEQEYPYQSLFTHVAIKIGEEINNELNFQLLEKNNLLYNFIKKNKSNVSFSHFQKYKMLNEIKEKLHVENKTQAIQPNTEMCANEVKPGEKKENSKTSENNNTTSNKPFELIQWNSMKKASIGGLLLKMLIDNAKIDVDINTAKNEYRNEYKYYLFLHKTAKTMGDDLYSDCKYKKELNYQEYYEHESNSLNFIIRDKWKKGNELANFLDDTSQNENEEKKKKKKKKTHTRTSSYNKSH is encoded by the coding sequence atgAAAACAAACATTATTTCCAAAAGTCTGATTAACAAATTCACACATTTGCATAATAACAATgggtttatattttttttaaaaacaaaagaaagAACTGCTAACTATTTAATGCATATTAAGTCTAActctttttcaaatattagtctaacaaaaaaaaaaaaagctaatgtacatatactatataataatgaacattctataaaatgtgataccaaaaaaaaggaatccACAATCGATGGTAAATTGGATAAACAAAAAGATACACTCTCATTACGACCATCagaaaaatggaaaaatgaaatggaAACAACAAAATCCAACAAGtatgataatgaaaaaataaacctaacaaaattaaaaaaagaactattaaatgaacaaaatgatatatcCAAAAATTGTctacaaaatgaaattaaaacCGAATTAGAAATTTtagttgaaaaaataaaaaatttgaatgaagaatctaaaaataaaataataaattatattaacacATTGGATAAAGAACATACTAATggaattgaaaaaaatattattttattttttgaaaaccTTGATGATTACTTATCAGCAAACGGATTATTAATATGTGATGTTGGGGGggatgaaatatttaactatataaaaaatattaacattCAAATGGGGatagataaaaatgatacatCAGACCACatgaatataaacaatttatttGACATTAAATggattaaagaaaaaaagaaaataatatatggcGATAACATTTATCCAATCGTTCAAAATGGGCAAGAAATGGAAAATGTGCAAGCAACCCCCCAAAACAATTCGAACAATtgcaataatataataaacatgAGAAGGCAAATATTAATAGAAAGATCATCTTATAAAAAAGCTATTGAAGAAGCTGAAGAATTTGTTTCAAATTTacatgatttaaaaaaagttacaGAAATCCAAGgtttatgtaaaatatatttaaattgggTTAAtgaattagaaaaaaaaataattaattataaagaaaatataaaaaaaaaccatcataaaaaaaatatattcccAGATTTAATCGAAGAAAAGCTACTAGCTATTATAACAGTAAAATGGACAATTCAATACACATTTAATccactaaaaaaaaaatactcaAATGAAGTAACTACACAATCTAAACACTTTGAACAAGAATATCCATATCAATCTTTATTTACACATGTTGCTATTAAAATTGGAGAagaaattaataatgaacTAAATTTCCAATtacttgaaaaaaataatcttttatataattttattaaaaaaaacaaatcgAATGTCTCTTTTTctcattttcaaaaatataaaatgctaaatgaaataaaagaaaaattgcatgttgaaaataaaacccAAGCTATTCAACCCAACACAGAAATGTGTGCAAATGAGGTAAAACCtggtgaaaaaaaagaaaattccAAAACaagtgaaaataataataccaCTTCAAATAAACCTTTTGAACTAATTCAATGGAATTCAATGAAAAAAGCATCAATCGGGGgtcttttattaaaaatgctAATTGATAATGCTAAAATCGACGTCGATATAAATACAGccaaaaatgaatatagaaatgaatataaatattatttatttttacataagaCAGCTAAAACTATGGGCGATGATCTCTACTCAgattgtaaatataaaaaagaattaaattACCAGGAATATTATGAACATGAATCTaattctttaaattttattattcgggataaatggaaaaaaggaaatgaGCTAGCTAATTTT